A single region of the Arthrobacter sp. V1I7 genome encodes:
- a CDS encoding SseB family protein, protein MTEQQTPLDPQPLNDLEEQLARGEQPDANPVDVILAFLNNEVYVVSSDALEGADAQVEPLVLANSSGKPVLAVFSHPSRVGEQYLEAAPNVLGTQGAAIIGNLGDELGMVINPGAAFGFEIDPEGVANIRRDFKPADDPEDAAGPDGEHG, encoded by the coding sequence ATGACTGAACAGCAGACTCCTTTGGATCCCCAGCCGCTGAACGATCTCGAAGAGCAGCTCGCCCGGGGTGAGCAGCCGGACGCCAACCCCGTGGACGTCATCCTGGCCTTCCTCAACAACGAGGTCTACGTGGTCAGCTCCGACGCCCTCGAAGGGGCCGACGCGCAGGTCGAGCCGCTCGTGCTCGCCAATTCCTCCGGGAAGCCCGTGCTGGCTGTTTTTTCGCACCCGAGCCGTGTCGGCGAGCAGTACCTTGAGGCTGCTCCCAACGTGCTCGGCACACAGGGCGCTGCGATCATCGGCAACCTCGGGGACGAGCTCGGCATGGTCATCAACCCCGGTGCGGCGTTCGGTTTCGAAATCGATCCGGAAGGCGTCGCCAACATCCGCCGCGACTTCAAGCCGGCCGACGACCCGGAGGATGCCGCCGGGCCCGACGGCGAGCACGGCTGA
- a CDS encoding Ppx/GppA phosphatase family protein — translation MRLGVLDIGSNTVHLLLVDAHPGARPVPFASHKRPLSLVQFLDRDGNINDAGQHELTEFVLEAWEFAAKHKADDLLAFCTSAIREATNGPAVLARVKHETTVTLQELTGSEEASMTFFAVRRWYGWGAGPILDLDIGGGSFEMAYGQDELPELAMSVPLGASRLTRDWLHEDPPSAKSVKELRRYIRTTLSPVARNFERLGRANLVAGTSKTFRSLARLAGAAPSAAGPYAKRELFATDLGLWAQRISAMKVEDRLHLPGVSEARAPQLLAGALVAEAALELFGFPSMEICPWALREGLILRRLDQLVFDGPLEPAPHVGPLADEHRADVRAVDVS, via the coding sequence ATGCGTCTTGGCGTCCTCGATATCGGTTCAAACACCGTGCACCTGCTGCTGGTTGACGCGCACCCGGGCGCACGCCCGGTGCCCTTCGCCTCGCATAAGCGCCCGCTGTCCCTCGTCCAGTTCCTCGACCGCGACGGCAACATCAACGACGCCGGCCAGCATGAGCTGACCGAGTTCGTCCTGGAGGCCTGGGAATTTGCGGCCAAGCACAAGGCCGACGACCTCCTCGCCTTCTGCACGTCGGCGATCCGTGAGGCCACAAATGGGCCCGCCGTACTGGCCCGGGTCAAACATGAGACCACCGTGACCCTTCAGGAGCTGACCGGCAGCGAAGAAGCGTCCATGACGTTCTTCGCTGTCCGCCGCTGGTACGGCTGGGGCGCCGGGCCCATCCTGGACCTCGACATCGGCGGCGGGTCGTTCGAGATGGCCTACGGTCAGGACGAACTCCCCGAACTCGCGATGTCCGTCCCGCTCGGAGCCAGCCGGCTCACCCGGGACTGGCTGCATGAGGACCCGCCCTCGGCCAAGAGCGTCAAGGAACTGCGGCGCTACATCCGGACCACGCTCAGCCCCGTGGCCCGCAATTTCGAGAGACTGGGCCGGGCGAACCTGGTGGCCGGAACGTCCAAGACCTTCCGTTCGCTGGCGCGCCTCGCGGGCGCCGCGCCCAGTGCCGCCGGACCGTACGCCAAGCGGGAGCTGTTCGCCACGGACCTGGGCCTCTGGGCACAGCGCATCTCGGCCATGAAGGTGGAGGACCGGCTGCACCTTCCCGGCGTCTCGGAGGCCCGCGCGCCCCAGTTGCTCGCCGGGGCGCTCGTGGCGGAGGCCGCCCTGGAGCTGTTCGGGTTTCCCAGCATGGAAATCTGCCCCTGGGCCCTGCGCGAAGGACTCATTCTCCGGCGCCTGGACCAGCTGGTCTTCGACGGTCCGCTGGAGCCCGCGCCCCATGTGGGCCCTCTCGCGGACGAGCATCGCGCGGACGTCCGGGCCGTCGACGTCAGCTGA
- the proC gene encoding pyrroline-5-carboxylate reductase: MSNRIAFLGCGSMNEAILGGLIAGGTDPADIVATVRRAERAAELAERHHGITAIAGEEEPENNKQAATGSQVVILGVKPVGIADLAREIGDSLAPDAIVISVAAAVSLEQLEAALPAGQPVIRTMPNTPAKLGRGVVSVSPGTHCTAAQLQLAKDLLSAAGTVVEVPEDQVDALSAVSGSGPAYAFYLAEAMAAAGVELGLDPDLSLLIARETVAGAGFMLAEPGADPAALRRAVTSPNGTTERAIATFDERGLPAIVADGARAAATRAAEITKQLA; this comes from the coding sequence ATGAGCAACCGAATTGCATTCCTGGGCTGTGGATCGATGAACGAGGCCATCCTGGGCGGCCTGATCGCGGGCGGCACCGACCCGGCGGACATTGTCGCCACGGTCCGCCGCGCCGAACGGGCCGCCGAGCTCGCCGAACGGCACCATGGCATCACGGCGATTGCCGGGGAGGAAGAGCCGGAGAACAACAAACAGGCGGCCACCGGGTCCCAGGTCGTGATCCTGGGCGTCAAACCCGTGGGCATCGCGGACCTGGCCCGCGAGATCGGTGATTCGCTGGCGCCGGACGCGATCGTGATCAGCGTCGCCGCGGCCGTGTCGCTCGAGCAGCTGGAGGCGGCCCTGCCGGCCGGTCAGCCGGTCATCCGCACCATGCCCAACACCCCGGCGAAGCTGGGCCGGGGCGTCGTCTCCGTGTCACCGGGCACGCATTGCACCGCAGCGCAGCTCCAACTGGCCAAGGACCTCCTTTCTGCCGCCGGCACCGTCGTCGAGGTTCCCGAGGACCAGGTCGATGCGCTGTCAGCGGTCAGTGGCTCCGGCCCGGCCTACGCCTTCTACCTGGCCGAAGCCATGGCCGCGGCCGGCGTCGAGCTGGGACTGGACCCGGACCTGTCGCTGCTGATCGCGCGCGAAACCGTGGCCGGGGCCGGGTTCATGCTGGCCGAGCCCGGTGCGGATCCCGCGGCGCTCCGGAGGGCCGTCACGAGCCCCAACGGCACCACCGAACGAGCCATCGCCACCTTTGACGAGCGCGGTCTACCCGCGATCGTTGCCGACGGCGCCCGGGCCGCCGCCACGCGGGCGGCCGAGATCACGAAGCAGCTCGCCTAG